In the genome of Oxyura jamaicensis isolate SHBP4307 breed ruddy duck chromosome 13, BPBGC_Ojam_1.0, whole genome shotgun sequence, one region contains:
- the UBLCP1 gene encoding ubiquitin-like domain-containing CTD phosphatase 1, whose amino-acid sequence MSLSLIIKWGGQEYTITSLSEEDTVLDLKQSLKGLTGVLPERQKLLGLKMKGKPADDDVKLGALKLKPNTKIMMMGTREESLEDVLGPPPDNDDVVNDFDIEEEVVEVENREENLLKISRRVKEYKVEILNPPREGKKLLVLDVDYTLFDHRSCAETGVELMRPYLHEFLTSAYEDYDIVIWSATNMKWIEAKMKELGVSTNANYKITFMLDSAAMITVHTPRRGLIDVKPLGVIWGKFSEYYSKKNTIMFDDIGRNFLMNPQNGLKIRPFMKAHLNRDKDKELLKLTQYLKEIAKLDDFLELNHKHWERYLSKKQGQ is encoded by the exons atgtctctctctcttataATAAAATGGGGTGGACAGGAGTATACGATAACCTCATTATCAGAAGAGGACACAGTGTTGGATCTGAAGCAATCTCTTAAAGGCCTTACTGGAGTGTTACCAGAGCGGCAAAAACTTCTTGGACTTAAAATGAAGG GGAAACCTGCAGATGATGATGTTAAGCTTGGAGCTCTCAAGTTGAAACCAAATACTAAAATCATGATGATGGGCACTCGTGAAGAGAGTCTG GAAGATGTTCTTGGGCCACCTCCTGATAATGATGATGTTGTCAATGACTTTGATATTGAAGAGGAAGTTGTGGAAGTAGAAAACAG GGAAGAAAATCTACTAAAAATTTCTCGCAGAGTTAAAGAATACAAAGTGGAAATTCTGAATCCtcccagggaaggaaaaaagctgctgGTGCTAGATGTTGATTATACACTATTTG ACCACAGGTCATGTGCTGAAACTGGAGTAGAACTTATGAGGCCATACCTTCATGAATTCCTGACATCTGCATATGAGGATTATGATATTGTAATTTGGT ctgctacTAACATGAAGTGGATTGAAGCTAAAATGAAA GAGCTTGGAGTGAGTACTAATGCAAACTACAAGATAACCTTCATGTTGGACAGCGCTGCTATGATAACAGTGCACACTCCTAGAAGAGGACTGATAGAT GTGAAGCCTCTTGGTGTTATCTGGGgaaaattttcagaatattacagcaaaaaaaatactattatgTTTGATGATATTGGCCGAAACTTCCTGATGAATCCACAAAACGGACTCAAG aTAAGGCCTTTCATGAAAGCACACTTAAATCGGGATAAAGACAAGGAGCTTCTAAAGCTCACTCAATACCtcaaagaaatagcaaaattaGATGACTTTTTGGAGCTGAATCACAAACATTGGGAAAG gtATCTTTCAAAGAAGCAAGGACAATAA